From the Rhodothalassiaceae bacterium genome, one window contains:
- a CDS encoding membrane protein, with protein sequence MTQFAVLVVFAVLLALFLILKYVRIVQQGHAYTVERFGRYTRTLQSGLHLLVPFIESVGAKMSLKEQVLDIPTQEVITRDNAMVGIDGVVFFQVLDPARAAYEVENLELAILNLTMTNIRTVIGSMDLDEILSQRDKINASLLKVVDEATMNWGVKVTRVEIKDISPPRDIVDAMARQMKAERDKRAAILEAEGARGAEILRAEGEKQALILEAEGKLEAARREAEARERLAEAEAKATRMVSRAIAEGDPRAIQYFVAQKYVEAVAKFAASPNSRLVFMPLEASGVIGSIGAIRELFEEARPDAGTPPPRAPRSSPRPPASG encoded by the coding sequence ATGACGCAGTTCGCCGTTCTCGTCGTCTTCGCCGTTCTGCTGGCGCTGTTCCTGATCCTCAAATACGTGCGGATCGTGCAGCAGGGCCATGCCTACACGGTCGAGCGCTTCGGCCGCTATACGCGCACCCTGCAGTCCGGGCTGCACCTGCTCGTGCCCTTCATCGAAAGCGTGGGCGCGAAGATGAGTCTGAAGGAGCAGGTGCTCGACATCCCCACCCAGGAGGTCATCACCCGCGACAACGCGATGGTGGGGATCGACGGCGTCGTCTTCTTCCAGGTGCTGGATCCGGCGCGGGCCGCCTACGAGGTCGAGAATCTGGAGCTGGCCATCCTGAACCTCACCATGACCAACATCCGCACGGTCATCGGCTCCATGGATCTCGACGAGATCCTCTCGCAGCGCGACAAGATCAACGCCTCGCTGCTCAAGGTCGTCGACGAGGCGACGATGAACTGGGGGGTGAAGGTCACGCGCGTGGAGATCAAGGACATCTCGCCGCCGCGCGACATCGTCGACGCCATGGCGCGCCAGATGAAGGCCGAGCGCGACAAGCGCGCCGCGATCCTCGAGGCGGAGGGCGCGCGCGGCGCCGAGATCCTGCGGGCCGAAGGCGAAAAGCAGGCGCTCATCCTCGAGGCCGAGGGCAAGCTCGAGGCCGCCCGGCGCGAGGCGGAGGCCCGCGAGCGCCTGGCGGAGGCGGAAGCGAAGGCCACCCGCATGGTCTCGCGGGCCATTGCCGAGGGCGATCCCCGCGCCATCCAGTACTTCGTCGCCCAGAAATACGTGGAGGCCGTCGCCAAATTCGCGGCCAGCCCCAACAGCCGGCTGGTGTTCATGCCGCTCGAGGCCTCCGGCGTCATCGGCTCCATCGGCGCGATCCGCGAGCTGTTCGAAGAGGCCCGCCCGGACGCCGGCACGCCGCCGCCGCGCGCGCCGCGCAGCTCGCCGCGTCCGCCGGCAAGCGGCTGA
- a CDS encoding membrane protein, with protein MTLHDLVFTHWMWWILGIVLLIGEIAAPGVFFLWVAIASGITGIVVWLAPAMSPEWQGLLFAVLAVVSTVIGRRWFRDLGDEGRPGVTLNTGGGRHVGRIVPVTEAIRMGKGRVRLGDTEWLAEGPDAPEGAEVRIVGADGPVLFVEPVAPAPAGGSKGEA; from the coding sequence ATGACGCTTCATGATCTCGTCTTCACCCACTGGATGTGGTGGATCCTCGGCATCGTCCTGCTCATCGGCGAGATCGCCGCGCCGGGGGTCTTCTTCCTGTGGGTCGCGATCGCGAGCGGCATCACCGGCATCGTCGTCTGGCTCGCGCCGGCGATGAGTCCGGAATGGCAGGGGCTGCTGTTCGCGGTGCTTGCGGTCGTCAGCACCGTCATCGGCCGCCGCTGGTTCCGCGATCTCGGCGACGAGGGCCGGCCCGGCGTGACGCTGAACACCGGCGGCGGCCGGCATGTCGGCCGCATCGTTCCCGTCACCGAGGCGATCCGCATGGGCAAGGGCCGCGTGCGGCTGGGCGATACCGAATGGCTCGCCGAAGGGCCGGATGCGCCGGAAGGCGCGGAGGTGCGCATCGTCGGCGCGGACGGGCCGGTGCTCTTCGTCGAGCCGGTGGCGCCGGCCCCGGCCGGCGGGTCCAAGGGCGAGGCCTGA
- a CDS encoding DNA helicase: protein MAETRTSGDLLITLPEDWRAALAALPAAVLEGGRVWLLRGGAGAAGTDAGAAPAGIRDAAEALSREPHLLISAPLIARRIGLQRMDALDLLELFAFVHPARAPVPTLQGLAGALGIPAPRGGPADALRRHHALAEALLAALETLPAGRLKGARALAEALARIGWAWAPLVLAALAGRRGGAEDEALLARRPLWEDVREWENGPPRPPPRGAAVAPDAAEAMLLALRGPASEDRPAQRAFARAAAAAFRPPEVEGAPNVVLAEAGTGTGKTLGYLAPALVWAEMSGGQVWISTFTRNLQRQVREELARALSRLPPSARRPRVLVRKGRENYACLLNVADEAERLFAGTATRPQAVLTALVLRWLTATRHGEIIGGDLPGWLASLVAPAGPAAFTDHRGECLYQGCPHYRRCLIEQVARRTPAADIVITNHAFTITQFAQARDPRQLPRVVVFDEGHHLFHAADSAFAVALSLREGAELRRWLLGRGRRRGLKERIGDLVETDGEAAARFAAVLEAAEVLPGRDALRRIRHGAGTMPFETFLQGVFQLVLARAEPGAREEGYDLACEAVEPPPALEEAAAALARELHVLKHALSALARRLLALAEEKAGEGGMESVIGRLEAAAAGLERRVELVGAWIAMLEELGRSPAGVIDQFVIRRQNRQAVDVGMMRHLLDPAEAFAGTVLARLHGALITSATLNDRRIGADGEADDPARWQSADLLTGVRHLPLPPRRFAAPSPFAWGEQARVLVVRDLPRRRIETLAGAVAALVEAAGGGALVLFTAIRRLAAVAQRLRPRLEGQGLTVHAQHLDPVDTATLVDLFRTAGRGVLFGTDALRDGIDVPGPALRLVVFERVPWPRPDVLHRARRAAFGGRGYDEMLTRFRLAQAFGRLIRSADDRGVFVLLDAGAPGRLFTALPAEVAVARVPLAEAVETVRRFLAAARS from the coding sequence ATGGCCGAAACGCGCACATCGGGCGACCTTCTGATCACGCTGCCGGAGGACTGGCGCGCGGCGCTCGCCGCGCTGCCGGCGGCGGTGCTGGAAGGCGGGCGGGTGTGGCTTCTGCGCGGCGGCGCGGGGGCGGCCGGGACGGACGCCGGGGCGGCGCCGGCCGGCATCCGGGATGCGGCGGAGGCGCTCTCGCGCGAGCCACATCTTCTGATCTCCGCGCCGCTGATCGCGCGCCGCATCGGGCTGCAGCGCATGGACGCCCTCGACCTGCTCGAGCTCTTCGCCTTCGTGCATCCGGCAAGGGCGCCGGTGCCGACGCTCCAAGGCCTGGCCGGGGCGCTGGGGATCCCGGCACCCCGGGGCGGGCCCGCGGATGCGCTTCGCCGCCACCATGCGCTGGCCGAGGCGCTGCTTGCGGCGCTCGAGACGCTGCCGGCCGGCCGGCTGAAGGGCGCGCGGGCCCTGGCCGAGGCTCTCGCGCGGATCGGCTGGGCCTGGGCGCCGCTGGTGCTCGCCGCGCTCGCCGGCCGGCGCGGGGGGGCGGAGGACGAGGCGCTGCTCGCCCGCAGGCCGCTGTGGGAGGACGTCCGGGAATGGGAGAACGGCCCGCCGCGCCCGCCGCCGCGCGGCGCCGCCGTCGCGCCGGATGCCGCCGAGGCGATGCTGCTCGCCCTGCGCGGGCCCGCCAGCGAGGACCGGCCGGCCCAGCGGGCCTTCGCGCGCGCGGCCGCCGCCGCCTTCCGCCCGCCGGAGGTCGAAGGCGCGCCCAATGTCGTGCTGGCCGAGGCCGGCACCGGCACCGGCAAGACCCTGGGCTATCTGGCGCCGGCGCTGGTGTGGGCGGAGATGAGCGGCGGCCAGGTCTGGATCTCGACCTTTACCCGCAATCTGCAGCGCCAGGTGCGCGAGGAGCTGGCCCGCGCGCTCTCCCGCCTGCCCCCTTCCGCGCGCAGACCCCGGGTGCTCGTGCGCAAGGGGCGCGAGAACTACGCCTGCCTGCTCAATGTCGCCGACGAGGCCGAACGCCTCTTCGCCGGCACGGCGACGCGGCCGCAGGCGGTGCTGACGGCGCTCGTGCTGCGCTGGCTCACGGCCACCCGTCATGGCGAGATCATCGGCGGGGACCTGCCGGGCTGGCTTGCGAGCCTCGTCGCGCCCGCGGGCCCGGCCGCGTTCACGGACCACCGCGGCGAATGCCTGTACCAGGGCTGCCCGCACTATCGCCGCTGCCTCATCGAACAGGTGGCGCGCAGGACGCCGGCGGCGGACATCGTCATCACCAACCACGCCTTCACCATCACCCAGTTCGCGCAGGCCCGCGACCCGCGCCAGCTGCCCCGCGTCGTCGTCTTCGACGAGGGCCACCACCTCTTCCACGCCGCCGATTCGGCCTTTGCGGTGGCGCTCAGCCTGCGCGAGGGGGCCGAGCTCAGACGCTGGCTGCTGGGTCGCGGCCGGCGGCGGGGGCTCAAGGAGCGCATCGGCGATCTCGTGGAAACCGACGGCGAGGCGGCGGCGCGCTTTGCCGCCGTCCTCGAGGCCGCCGAGGTCCTCCCGGGCCGGGACGCGCTGCGGCGCATCCGCCATGGGGCCGGGACGATGCCCTTCGAGACCTTCCTTCAGGGCGTCTTCCAGCTCGTGCTCGCCCGGGCCGAGCCCGGCGCGCGCGAGGAGGGCTATGATCTCGCCTGCGAGGCGGTCGAGCCGCCCCCGGCGCTGGAGGAGGCCGCCGCCGCGCTCGCCCGCGAGCTCCACGTCCTGAAGCACGCGCTCTCCGCGCTCGCCCGCCGGCTGCTGGCGCTGGCGGAGGAGAAGGCGGGCGAGGGCGGCATGGAGAGCGTCATCGGTCGCCTGGAGGCCGCGGCGGCGGGGCTCGAACGCCGTGTCGAGCTCGTCGGCGCCTGGATCGCCATGCTGGAGGAGCTCGGCCGTTCCCCGGCCGGGGTCATCGACCAGTTCGTGATCCGGCGGCAGAACCGCCAGGCGGTGGACGTCGGCATGATGCGCCACCTGCTCGATCCCGCCGAGGCGTTCGCCGGCACCGTGCTGGCGCGGCTGCACGGCGCGCTGATCACCTCCGCCACCTTGAACGACCGGCGCATCGGCGCCGACGGCGAGGCGGACGATCCCGCCCGCTGGCAGAGCGCCGATCTGCTGACCGGCGTGCGCCATCTGCCGCTGCCGCCGCGCCGCTTCGCCGCGCCCTCGCCCTTCGCATGGGGCGAACAGGCGCGGGTGCTGGTGGTGCGGGATCTGCCGCGGCGGCGGATCGAGACGCTGGCCGGCGCCGTCGCCGCGCTGGTGGAGGCCGCCGGCGGCGGCGCGCTGGTGCTGTTCACCGCGATCCGCCGCCTTGCCGCCGTCGCCCAGCGCCTGCGGCCGCGTCTCGAGGGGCAGGGCCTGACGGTCCACGCCCAGCATCTCGATCCGGTGGACACCGCCACCCTTGTCGACCTCTTCCGCACGGCCGGGCGCGGCGTGCTGTTCGGGACCGACGCGCTGCGCGACGGCATCGACGTGCCGGGCCCCGCGCTCCGGCTCGTCGTCTTCGAGCGGGTGCCCTGGCCGCGGCCCGACGTCCTGCACCGGGCGCGCCGCGCCGCCTTCGGCGGACGCGGCTACGACGAGATGCTCACGCGCTTCCGCCTCGCCCAGGCCTTCGGCCGGCTCATCCGCTCGGCCGACGACCGCGGCGTCTTCGTGCTGCTCGATGCCGGCGCGCCCGGCCGGCTGTTCACGGCGCTGCCGGCGGAGGTCGCCGTCGCCCGCGTCCCGCTGGCCGAGGCGGTCGAGACCGTCCGCCGGTTTCTCGCCGCCGCGCGATCCTGA